Proteins co-encoded in one Arachis stenosperma cultivar V10309 chromosome 7, arast.V10309.gnm1.PFL2, whole genome shotgun sequence genomic window:
- the LOC130940784 gene encoding formamidopyrimidine-DNA glycosylase isoform X2: protein MPELPEVEAARRAVEDNCIGKKIVKCIVADDPKVIDGVSPSELQASVVGKTIVAARRKGKNMWLQLDSPPFPSFQFGMAGAIYIKGVAVTKYKRSAVNDEEEWPSKYSKFFIELGDGLELSFTDKRRFARVRLLKDPTSVPPISELGPDALLEPMTLEEFTESLHKKKTEIKPLLLDQSFISGIGNWVADEVLYQARIHPRQTATSLSDESCAALHKSIKEVIQYAVEVDAECSCFPLEWLFHFRWGKKTGKISGKQIDFITAGGRTTAYVPELQKLSGSQDVKEIGKSKRQTSKKKSIDDDDEDNEKPTNGEEDDLGSLKSKKAKKAGGGGRKPSKKKSEESDYDNDGDAGSDENDDNDNVEKKKPGGKQSKKRVQSSQNSRNARRKVK from the exons ATGCCGGAGCTTCCAGAAGTGGAGGCGGCCAGGAGGGCCGTCGAAGACAACTGCATCGGAAAGAAGATAGTGAAATGCATTGTTGCTGATGATCCAAAAGTCATCGACGGTGTCTCTCCGTCGGAGCTCCAAGCTTCGGTGGTCGGCAAGACCATTGTCGCAGCTCGCCGAAAGGGAAAGAACATGTGGCTTCAGCTCGATTCACCTCCTTTCCCTTCCTTCCAATTCG GCATGGCTGGTGCTATATACATAAAAGGCGTTGCAGTTACTAAGTACAAAAG GTCTGCTGTGAATGACGAAGAGGAGTGGCCTTCCAAATATTCTAAGTTTTTTATTGAG CTAGGCGATGGCTTGGAGTTGTCTTTCACTGACAAAAGGAGATTTGCTAGAGTTCGCCTGCTTAAAGAT CCAACATCAGTGCCTCCCATATCTGAACTTGGTCCTGATGCACTTTTGGAACCCATGACACTTGAGGAGTTCACTGAATCTCTGCACAAGAAGAAAACTGAAATCAAACCTTTGTTACTTGATCAG AGCTTTATTTCAGGTATTGGAAATTGGGTTGCAGATGAAGTGCTATACCAA GCAAGAATCCATCCTCGGCAAACAGCTACTAGCCTTTCGGATGAAAGTTGTGCAGCTTTGCACAAATCCATTAAAGAG GTTATTCAATATGCGGTTGAAGTTGATGCTGAATGTAGCTGTTTTCCTCTTGAATGGTTATTTCATTTTCGTTGGGGGAAAAAGACTGGAAAAATCAGTG GGAAACAAATTGACTTTATTACTGCTGGTGGCAGG ACCACTGCGTATGTGCCAGAGTTGCAAAAGCTGAGTGGATCACAAGATGTgaaagaaattggaaaatcTAAAAGGCAAACCTCAAAGAAAAAAAGCATTGATGATGACGATGAAGATAATGAGAAACCAACAAATGGGGAAGAGGATGATTTGGGAAGTCTTAAATCAAAGAAGGCGAAAAAAGCAGGAGGTGGAGGTAGGAAGCCTTCCAAAAAGAAGTCTGAGGAAAGTGACTATGATAATGATGGCGATGCCGGTTCtgatgagaatgatgataatgataatgTTGAGAAGAAGAAACCAGGAGGGAAGCAATCAAAGAAAAGAGTTCAAAGCAGTCAAAATAGTAGGAATGCTAGAAGGAAAGTTAAGTAG
- the LOC130940784 gene encoding formamidopyrimidine-DNA glycosylase isoform X1, whose translation MPELPEVEAARRAVEDNCIGKKIVKCIVADDPKVIDGVSPSELQASVVGKTIVAARRKGKNMWLQLDSPPFPSFQFGMAGAIYIKGVAVTKYKRSAVNDEEEWPSKYSKFFIELGDGLELSFTDKRRFARVRLLKDPTSVPPISELGPDALLEPMTLEEFTESLHKKKTEIKPLLLDQSFISGIGNWVADEVLYQARIHPRQTATSLSDESCAALHKSIKEVIEKALEVGADSSQFPSSWIFHSREKKPGKAFVDGKQIDFITAGGRTTAYVPELQKLSGSQDVKEIGKSKRQTSKKKSIDDDDEDNEKPTNGEEDDLGSLKSKKAKKAGGGGRKPSKKKSEESDYDNDGDAGSDENDDNDNVEKKKPGGKQSKKRVQSSQNSRNARRKVK comes from the exons ATGCCGGAGCTTCCAGAAGTGGAGGCGGCCAGGAGGGCCGTCGAAGACAACTGCATCGGAAAGAAGATAGTGAAATGCATTGTTGCTGATGATCCAAAAGTCATCGACGGTGTCTCTCCGTCGGAGCTCCAAGCTTCGGTGGTCGGCAAGACCATTGTCGCAGCTCGCCGAAAGGGAAAGAACATGTGGCTTCAGCTCGATTCACCTCCTTTCCCTTCCTTCCAATTCG GCATGGCTGGTGCTATATACATAAAAGGCGTTGCAGTTACTAAGTACAAAAG GTCTGCTGTGAATGACGAAGAGGAGTGGCCTTCCAAATATTCTAAGTTTTTTATTGAG CTAGGCGATGGCTTGGAGTTGTCTTTCACTGACAAAAGGAGATTTGCTAGAGTTCGCCTGCTTAAAGAT CCAACATCAGTGCCTCCCATATCTGAACTTGGTCCTGATGCACTTTTGGAACCCATGACACTTGAGGAGTTCACTGAATCTCTGCACAAGAAGAAAACTGAAATCAAACCTTTGTTACTTGATCAG AGCTTTATTTCAGGTATTGGAAATTGGGTTGCAGATGAAGTGCTATACCAA GCAAGAATCCATCCTCGGCAAACAGCTACTAGCCTTTCGGATGAAAGTTGTGCAGCTTTGCACAAATCCATTAAAGAG GTCATTGAAAAAGCACTTGAAGTTGGAGCAGATAGTAGTCAGTTTCCTTCTAGTTGGATATTTCATTCACGTGAAAAAAAGCCTGGCAAGGCTTTTGTTGATG GGAAACAAATTGACTTTATTACTGCTGGTGGCAGG ACCACTGCGTATGTGCCAGAGTTGCAAAAGCTGAGTGGATCACAAGATGTgaaagaaattggaaaatcTAAAAGGCAAACCTCAAAGAAAAAAAGCATTGATGATGACGATGAAGATAATGAGAAACCAACAAATGGGGAAGAGGATGATTTGGGAAGTCTTAAATCAAAGAAGGCGAAAAAAGCAGGAGGTGGAGGTAGGAAGCCTTCCAAAAAGAAGTCTGAGGAAAGTGACTATGATAATGATGGCGATGCCGGTTCtgatgagaatgatgataatgataatgTTGAGAAGAAGAAACCAGGAGGGAAGCAATCAAAGAAAAGAGTTCAAAGCAGTCAAAATAGTAGGAATGCTAGAAGGAAAGTTAAGTAG
- the LOC130942220 gene encoding protein REDUCED CHLOROPLAST COVERAGE 3-like, whose protein sequence is MAPRSGKGKSNKAKASKKKKEDKAIIEPSLVDIIVVTPYDSQVVLKGVSTDKIIDVRRLLAQNVETCHFTNYSLSHQVKGPRLNDRIQVVTLKPCFLRMVEEDYREESQAVEHVRRLLDIVSCTTRFSKPKPNHKPKKNGKAQLDNNIISSSPDKPNGGNGGGRRALHPAPMLSTFYDFFSFSHLSPPILHLKRRELKNADERREGDYFELQIKICNGKVVEVVASEKGFYSLGKRSLRTHSLLHLLQHLTRAFANAYGALMKAFLARNKFGNLPLGLRANTWLLPPSTWNYPADDEDEYCGGQGRNGQHDLRPWAKEFATLACLPCETEEEREVRDRKAFLLHNLFLDTSISKAVAAINHVITSKLKCSPGSIVHEDYVGDLSIVVKRDAADTILKHDDSKQEEEAQKNLLKGLTADENVIVHDTASLTVVVVQLCGYTATVRVVGDTNMSKSEPQDIEIDDQQDGEVNALNINSLRLLLHHQSAVDADQLEGSVTSLSNLDDSDSSKYLVQKKVQESLEKLKEEAVVPKRSIRWELGSSWIQHLQKQEISKDNISKKDSGNETAQNINGLGKKFKSLKRREKEETSIGGTDLTGPNDYQLVHVNGSSDKVEAITDDLENFTELKKLLSHTAFLHLKVSGTGLHSKKVDELINMAHDYYDEIALPKLVMEFGSLEISPVDGRTLTDFMHLRGIQMASLGEVVKLAVDLPHIQSLCIHEMVTRAFKHLLKAVIASVDYVEDLSSVIASTLNFLFGGFQMRPSDQTNLSDDHYLRIEWLRVVISKKFGWTLNDEFQQLRKLSVLRGLCHKVGLELVTRDYDLDSPMPFKKYDIISMVPVCKHVTCFSVDGRNLLESAKIAVDKGKNVEAVHYGIKALVKMMAVCGTYHRITASAYNLLAVVLYQAGYGNQATIYQQKAVDINERELGLDHPDTIKSYGDLSVFYYRMQQYELALKYINRTLFLLHFTCGLFHPNTAAAYINVAMVEEAIGNNDLALRYIHEALKCNIRLLGPDHIQTATCYHAIAIALSYMEAYSLSVQHEQTNLEILQKKLGSEDIRTQEAAACLEFLQSKALEQQEAGKSGSSKSDASIASKGHLSVSDLLDFISPELDSNRNEHAQRKQQRGKILLPISDQNLQREDAPSNVGVVYDGLEYATGMAENKTEERSGMVDYEILNKNGNNVPMYSPPVSSESIHQEEISSDEGWQEANSKGRSGNTANRKFGRRGSHLSKLSTTVIRKTPQKSSSRFLSKILSSSRQSKPENLAFKEDSTGQLSPTKPTRAKSSGSPAALSFMASKSISYKEVAVAPPGTVLKPLLENTIVNIENVTKGDYCQGESQHEKSSSEAEEVSVASDDARHIQKNASKISAAAKPFNPSSGTLSILDHSDSGSVTNLHDANASQGMHVETRDRSDTRRIMNPHAPEFVPRNALQMETTANVSKAEIARQILFSLLVKSAQQNNDSFAECNDENNDSFAECNDEKDAVMPHSTEKEKEIDMSKQKNGDGEGFTVVKRRRRSRNKFTDGLYSQQSPICASVL, encoded by the exons ATGGCCCCCAGATCAGGGAAAGGGAAATCTAACAAAGCTAAGGCCtcgaagaagaaaaaggaagacaaAG CAATAATAGAGCCTTCCTTAGTTGACATAATTGTGGTCACCCCATATGACTCACAAGTTGTTCTCAAG GGTGTATCTACTGATAAGATAATTGATGTGAGAAGGTTGCTTGCTCAGAATGTGGAGACATGCCACTTTACCAATTATTCTCTATCACACCAG GTGAAGGGGCCGAGACTAAATGACAGAATACAAGTTGTCACTTTGAAGCCATGCTTTCTGAGAATGGTTGAAG AGGATTATAGAGAGGAGTCCCAAGCAGTTGAACACGTGCGCCGACTATTGGATATCGTTTCCTGCACAACAAGGTTCTCCAAGCCCAAACCCAACCACAAGCCCAAGAAGAATGGAAAGGCCCAATTAGACAACAACATCATTTCCAGCTCACCGGACAAACCCAACGGCGGCAACGGCGGCGGCAGGCGTGCCCTCCACCCAGCGCCGATGCTCTCAACATTCTACGACTTCTTCTCATTCTCTCACCTCTCTCCTCCCATTTTAC ATTTGAAGAGGCGTGAGCTGAAGAATGCAGATGAAAGACGTGAGGGAGACTACTTTGAACTTCAG ATTAAGATATGCAATGGGAAGGTAGTAGAGGTGGTTGCATCAGAGAAAGGGTTCTACTCTCTTGGAAAGCGCTCCCTTCGGACCCACTCTTTACTTCATCTTCTCCAACACCTCACCAGAGCTTTCGCTAAC GCATATGGCGCTCTCATGAAAGCTTTTCTTGCACGCAATAAG TTTGGGAATCTTCCACTTGGGTTGCGAGCTAATACATGGCTTCTCCCTCCATCTACTTGGAACTATCCTGCTGATGATGAGGATGAATACTGTGGCGGTCAGGGGCGAAATGGTCAACATGATCTTAGGCCATGGGCTAAAGAGTTTGCTACACTGGCTTGTCTTCCTTGTGAAACTGAGGAGGAGAGAGAGGTCAGAGATAGAAAAGCATTTCTGCTTCACAATCTGTTTCTTGACACCTCAATATCTAAGGCTGTTGCGGCTATAAACCACGTAATAACATCCAAGTTGAAGTGTTCTCCGGGTTCAATCGTGCATGAGGATTATGTAGGGGACCTATCCATTGTAGTCAAACGTGATGCCGCAGACACTATCCTTAAGCATGATGATAGTAAGCAGGAGGAGGAAGCACAGAAGAATTTACTCAAAGGATTGACTGCAGATGAGAATGTAATTGTGCAT GATACTGCTTCGTTGACTGTTGTTGTTGTACAGCTCTGCGGATACACTGCAACGGTGAGGGTTGTGGGTGATACCAACATGAGCAAGTCTGAACCTCAAGATATTGAAATAGATGATCAGCAAGATGGTGAGGTTAATGCTCTCAATATCAACAG TTTGAGGCTACTGCTTCATCACCAGTCTGCAGTTGATGCTGATCAATTGGAAGGGTCTGTGACATCTCtatcaaatttggatgattctGATTCTTCTAAATATCTAGTTCAGAAGAAGGTTCAAGAATCCTTGGAAAAGTTAAAGGAGGAGGCAGTTGTTCCTAAAAGGTCCATTCGATGGGAACTTGGTTCCAGTTGGATACAGCATCTGCAGAAACAGGAAATATCAAAAGATAATATTTCCAAAAAAGATAGTGGCAATGAAACTGCACAAAATATTAATGGTCTTGGAAAGAAGTTTAAATCATTGAAGAGGAGGGAAAAGGAAGAAACCAGTATAGGTGGTACAGATTTGACAGGGCCAAATGATTACCAACTTGTGCATGTGAACGGGTCATCTGATAAAGTTGAAGCAATCACTGACGATTTAGAAAATTTTACTGAGTTGAAGAAACTTCTTTCTCACACAGCATTTTTGCATCTTAAGGTATCTGGTACTGGTCTTCATTCAAAG AAAGTTGACGAGCTGATTAACATGGCACATGATTATTATGATGAAATCGCTTTGCCAAAGCTG GTTATGGAGTTTGGTTCGCTTGAGATTTCCCCGGTTGATGGTCGCACACTAactgattttatgcatttaagAGGAATACAGATGGCATCATTGGGTGAAGTG GTAAAACTAGCAGTGGATCTCCCACACATTCAATCACTTTGTATCCATGAGATGGTTACACGAGCTTTCAAGCATTTACTTAAAGCAGTAATTGCCTCGGTTGATTATGTGGAAGACTTATCTTCAGTTATTGCATCAACGTTGAATTTCTTATTTGGAGGCTTCCAAATGAGGCCGTCTGACCAAACAAATCTTAGTGATGATCATTATCTCAGAATTGAGTGGCTCCGTGTAGTTATATCCAAAAAATTTGGATGGACATTAAACGATGAGTTTCAGCAGTTGAGGAAATTATCAGTTCTCAGAGGGCTCTGTCACAAG GTTGGATTGGAGTTGGTTACGAGGGATTATGACTTGGATTCCCCCATGCCCTTCAAGAAATATGATATTATCAGCATGGTTCCTGTTTGCAAG CATGTAACATGCTTCTCCGTAGATGGACGCAATTTGTTAGAATCAGCCAAAATTGCTGTCGATAAAGGAAAGAATGTGGAAGCTGTACATTATGGAATAAAG GCATTGGTGAAGATGATGGCTGTTTGCGGTACCTATCATCGAATTACTGCAAGTGCCTATAATCTTTTAGCTGTGGTTCTTTACCAAGCCGGTTATGGTAATCAG GCCACAATATATCAGCAAAAGGCGGTTGATATAAATGAGAGGGAGCTTGGGCTTGATCATCCTGACACAATAAAAAGCTATGGAGACCTTTCTGTCTTTTACTATCGTATGCAACAATACGAGCTCGCTTTGAA GTATATAAATCGTACCTTATTCCTTCTTCATTTTACCTGTGGACTGTTTCATCCAAACACTGCAGCGGCTTATATAAACGTGGCTATGGTGGAAGAGGCTATAGGAAATAATGATCTGGCACTCCGGTACATACATGAAGCTCTTAAATGCAACATTAGATTATTAGGACCAGATCATATACAGACTGCTACATGCTATCATGCCATAGCCATAGCTCTTTCTTATATGGAAGCATATTCTCTTAGTGTGCAACATGAGCAAACCAATCTTGAGATACTTCAAAAGAAGCTTGGATCAGAAGATATTCGTACACAG GAAGCAGCTGCATGTCTTGAATTTTTACAATCAAAAGCTCTAGAGCAGCAAGAAGCTGGCAAAAGTGGAAGTTCAAAGTCAGATGCATCCATTGCAAGTAAAGGTCACCTTAG TGTGTCAGATCTTCTGGATTTTATAAGTCCCGAGcttgattccaatagaaatgaACATGCTCAGAGAAAACAGCAGCGTGGGAAG ATACTTCTACCAATAAGTGACCAAAACCTTCAACGTGAAGATGCACCAAGCAATGTGGGTGTTGTCTATGATGGCTTGGAATATGCTACTGGTATGGCAGAAAACAAAACAGAAGAAAGATCTGGCATGGTGGATTATGAGATTCTCAACAAAAATGGCAATAATGTCCCTATGTATAGTCCACCAGTGTCAAGTGAATCTATTCACCAGGAGGAGATATCATCAGATGAAGGCTGGCAAGAAGCCAATTCAAAAGGGCGATCTGGGAACACTGCGAATCGCAAGTTTGGCCGCAGAGGATCTCATCTCTCAAAGCTGAGCACTACTGTTATCAGAAAAACTCCACAGAAATCAAGTTCAAGATTCCTCTCAAAAATATTATCTTCATCTAGGCAATCAAAGCCTGAAAACTTAGCTTTCAAAGAAGATTCTACCGGTCAACTAAGTCCAACAAAACCTACTAGAGCCAAAAGTTCTGGTAGCCCAGCAGCTCTGAGCTTTATGGCTTCAAAGTCCATATCTTACAAAGAAGTGGCTGTGGCACCTCCAGGTACAGTTTTGAAGCCCTTGTTAGAGAACACTATAGTAAATATCGAGAATGTAACAAAGGGAGATTATTGCCAAGGTGAAAGCCAACACGAGAAGTCTTCATCAGAAGCTGAGGAGGTTTCCGTTGCTTCTGATGATGCAAGACATATACAAAAAAATGCTAGCAAGATTTCAGCTGCAGCCAAACCATTCAATCCATCATCAGGAACACTGTCCATACTTGACCATTCAGATTCAGGTTCTGTGACAAACTTACATGATGCCAATGCTAGTCAAGGCATGCATGTGGAAACCAGGGACAGGAGTGATACAAGAAGAATCATGAATCCACATGCACCAGAGTTTGTTCCCAGAAATGCATTGCAAATGGAAACCACTGCTAATGTCAGTAAGGCAGAGATAGCAAGGCAGATACTGTTTAGCTTGCTTGTCAAGTCAGCTCAGCAAAATAATGATTCTTTTGCTGAATGTAATGATGAAAATAATGATTCTTTTGCTGAATGTAATGATGAAAAGGATGCGGTGATGCCTCATTCCactgagaaagaaaaagaaattgacATGAGTAAGCAAAAGAATGGAGATGGTGAAGGATTTACAGTTGtgaagaggaggagaagaagcagGAACAAGTTCACAGATGGATTGTATAGCCAGCAGAGTCCCATATGTGCTTCGGTCCTTTGA
- the LOC130940784 gene encoding formamidopyrimidine-DNA glycosylase isoform X3: protein MPELPEVEAARRAVEDNCIGKKIVKCIVADDPKVIDGVSPSELQASVVGKTIVAARRKGKNMWLQLDSPPFPSFQFGMAGAIYIKGVAVTKYKRSAVNDEEEWPSKYSKFFIELGDGLELSFTDKRRFARVRLLKDPTSVPPISELGPDALLEPMTLEEFTESLHKKKTEIKPLLLDQSFISGIGNWVADEVLYQARIHPRQTATSLSDESCAALHKSIKEVIQYAVEVDAECSCFPLEWLFHFRWGKKTGKITLEVGADSSQFPSSWIFHSREKKPGKAFVDGKQIDFITAGGRTTAYVPELQKLSGSQDVKEIGKSKRQTSKKKSIDDDDEDNEKPTNGEEDDLGSLKSKKAKKAGGGGRKPSKKKSEESDYDNDGDAGSDENDDNDNVEKKKPGGKQSKKRVQSSQNSRNARRKVK from the exons ATGCCGGAGCTTCCAGAAGTGGAGGCGGCCAGGAGGGCCGTCGAAGACAACTGCATCGGAAAGAAGATAGTGAAATGCATTGTTGCTGATGATCCAAAAGTCATCGACGGTGTCTCTCCGTCGGAGCTCCAAGCTTCGGTGGTCGGCAAGACCATTGTCGCAGCTCGCCGAAAGGGAAAGAACATGTGGCTTCAGCTCGATTCACCTCCTTTCCCTTCCTTCCAATTCG GCATGGCTGGTGCTATATACATAAAAGGCGTTGCAGTTACTAAGTACAAAAG GTCTGCTGTGAATGACGAAGAGGAGTGGCCTTCCAAATATTCTAAGTTTTTTATTGAG CTAGGCGATGGCTTGGAGTTGTCTTTCACTGACAAAAGGAGATTTGCTAGAGTTCGCCTGCTTAAAGAT CCAACATCAGTGCCTCCCATATCTGAACTTGGTCCTGATGCACTTTTGGAACCCATGACACTTGAGGAGTTCACTGAATCTCTGCACAAGAAGAAAACTGAAATCAAACCTTTGTTACTTGATCAG AGCTTTATTTCAGGTATTGGAAATTGGGTTGCAGATGAAGTGCTATACCAA GCAAGAATCCATCCTCGGCAAACAGCTACTAGCCTTTCGGATGAAAGTTGTGCAGCTTTGCACAAATCCATTAAAGAG GTTATTCAATATGCGGTTGAAGTTGATGCTGAATGTAGCTGTTTTCCTCTTGAATGGTTATTTCATTTTCGTTGGGGGAAAAAGACTGGAAAAATCA CACTTGAAGTTGGAGCAGATAGTAGTCAGTTTCCTTCTAGTTGGATATTTCATTCACGTGAAAAAAAGCCTGGCAAGGCTTTTGTTGATG GGAAACAAATTGACTTTATTACTGCTGGTGGCAGG ACCACTGCGTATGTGCCAGAGTTGCAAAAGCTGAGTGGATCACAAGATGTgaaagaaattggaaaatcTAAAAGGCAAACCTCAAAGAAAAAAAGCATTGATGATGACGATGAAGATAATGAGAAACCAACAAATGGGGAAGAGGATGATTTGGGAAGTCTTAAATCAAAGAAGGCGAAAAAAGCAGGAGGTGGAGGTAGGAAGCCTTCCAAAAAGAAGTCTGAGGAAAGTGACTATGATAATGATGGCGATGCCGGTTCtgatgagaatgatgataatgataatgTTGAGAAGAAGAAACCAGGAGGGAAGCAATCAAAGAAAAGAGTTCAAAGCAGTCAAAATAGTAGGAATGCTAGAAGGAAAGTTAAGTAG
- the LOC130940137 gene encoding VQ motif-containing protein 11-like, which translates to MHIHRGSSSYSWDAARIGNTTFVQADPSNFREVVQKLTGAPKKKAAAASFKLQERRHAYAAKKLELTIGGLSERPPFFTDATTPSSSSVSSASPVSPLQMEMEDRVITHKGFYLLPSPSSSHHYRHTTPQLLSLFPLHNNQTNSH; encoded by the coding sequence atGCATATACATAGAGGAAGCTCGTCCTACAGTTGGGATGCAGCAAGAATAGGGAACACGACGTTCGTGCAAGCAGATCCATCAAACTTCAGGGAAGTTGTGCAGAAACTCACCGGAGCACCGAAGAAGAAAGCAGCAGCAGCAAGCTTCAAGCTACAGGAGAGGCGCCACGCCTACGCCGCAAAGAAGCTAGAGCTCACCATAGGCGGCCTCTCAGAAAGGCCACCTTTCTTCACCGACGCCACTactccatcatcatcatccgtaTCGTCGGCGTCCCCGGTGTCTCCTCTGCAAATGGAAATGGAAGACAGAGTCATAACTCACAAAGGCTTCTACTTACtgccttctccttcttcttctcatcATTATCGTCACACCACTCCTCAGTTACTCTCCCTCTTTCCTTTGCATAATAACCAAACCAATTCTCACTAA